The window TATAGCAAAGCAAGAcacctgttttatttatttgcaaacaAATGCCCATAGATGAAATGTATATGGTTGATTTTAAGCTAGACAAGCTAAAATTCTTGGGTTCAGAGAAGAAATCCTGACAGGCCTTTAATAGAGCTTAGCTGGAGTTTCTATGATAAAATATGTTGTAACCCCAAAGTGATCTATCATAATCACAGTTTTAAGAATAAAAACGCTGCAAAGACTGTTAGCTGAGGAAAAAGTGATAAGTACTCTATGGATTATACATTCttatctgttctataattaagaATATTCTTTAACAAAGTGAGTTTTAATCAAACATCAAACAATGTGTTAAAAATCAGAAGAACCATTTAAAACTAGTGCCCCACCATTCTGATAATGTTATCTTGGTTAGAGAGATGATCATTTTGGGAGGGTGTATTATTTGATTTATAAATaagaagttttcttttaaagttttttaattggaaaagaatcaggtaaagaaattatagaaatttatattttgaaaaatatatcaaaGCTGGTACCCAGCACTGTCATGTACAAGTTACCATCTTGCTTCTTCCTTCTGCTACCAACTGTATAAAAAGCCAAGCTCCTCAAACCCAGCTTCATCCAAGGAGAGGCATTCGTTCACTTTGTACTTCTTCCACAAGTAGTTCGGTGTGCACCTCACCTCATTATGCTGCCACTCTCCAAGATCAAGCAATGTGAATGCTATAAGAAGACTGATTTATAATGGGGTTAATGTACGGTAGAAGTGGGCCAAGAAACGTGAAGGctctgtgtttgtgtgcatgcatttgtATTTGATAAGTTAACCTTTTAAAACATCAATCCTTACGTGCAAACAATATACAGAGAAGATTTCATTGTTAGCTTGTCAATTAAGAAGGATTACTAAGTCTTCATTCTTGGCAGAAAATTCAATAATGCAAAGTTTCTGAGAGCTCCAACCACTGCTCTAACCAATAGTGGATATTCCTGTAGCAGACATTTCTCCTTTagggaaaaaagaagggaggaaataggAGAGATGTTTCAAATCACGATCTTTATAGTCTGGATATATGGAATTTAGCTTCTGCAATCACAGCAAGCTGGAATATACCTAGCTCTGATGTTTGCATATTCACTTCATAACAAAGACAGTcttgagtcaaagaagaaaacacatttgTTTCCCAAAAGGGATGTTTACATGGATAACTGTTAATGAGCAAAGCCCAGTCTTGATTTTTATTTGGAAGTCTTTCTATCTCTGTTTGCCATACCCTGATAATTCTTTCCGTGGGAATGCCTCTGTCctagataggaatagaaggaagagcAAGGATGTGGCTAGTCAACATTGTATTTTGAAGGTAAGGTGAAGCTCTTGAGAAATTCTGCAAAATATACATTTCCAAATCATGGAAATTGAGTAGGGTTTTCATTACCCAAAAcaaatgttgattttttaaataaagtctaATTTGAACCATTTGGTGCAATCATGGTATGAATGAGTATGTTTCATTCTGCCTACAGATACAACAGTTGTTTCAGCTGACCTCCTAGAAACATTAGCCTGAAAAACTGGAGAAGCACGATCACTTAAAAGAACTTAGTGTGAATAAGGAATAGTATAATTGTGTTTACTTACACAACCAAACTGCTCCGATGTATATTGTATATGCTAGTGGCGCATCTCAGTCAGTGCTCCATAAGAAATATGtgtttaaatgtaaattttctaaaacaaataagCATTCCAAGTTTTATTCCCACATAAATTTCAAGCGTTTCTCAGAAATTATCACAACATTGCTTGAAAAATTTCCCTAAGTACTTCCCAGAATCTAATCattttcaatatgttttttttttaccattgattcatctccccctttttgccTTTACACGCTGACACACTcacccccacacacttaggaatGCCAAGTTATATAAATTAGAAAGATAAACATAATATAAGAAACTTGGCTCTGAAGTAAAGAAGAACACACAGACCAATAAACTCCTGGGGTAGAAGAGTTTAAAAAGAGACTTGGCTTTAGAATGACagtttaaaattgaaatatttcctCTTAGCCTGAGATTTAAAACAGGTAACTGTgggagaatagaaaaaaaagatgactaaAAGCTTAATGATTTACATATCTTTTCTCTGCCACAGAAGGTCTCCTTCAAACTGCTGCTACTTTGAGCACTCACAGCCAACTCATGGTGTCCATGAGCTCTCTGTTTGCCTTCCCATCTATCATATTGATGGAATGTCTCTTTTCAGATCATCTGAGATAGTGGTCTAAGCTATCACTTGGTTCTGAGGAGACCCAGAAGTTAGACAATATATATATTCCAATTTCTGGGTCACATCCTAACACATATCCACCTAACTCAGAGGCTAGCACATGGCAGGTGGAGGCAAGCCAAGGAAGATTGACTGCTGCTCACTGACAAGGCGATTGTAGGGATGTGTACATGTAGTGTACACCTGTTCCCTGTTTGTATTAACTATATAGAGAACTACATAGAGACAGTCTCCATTAGTAAAAATATATGAGCTTGTACCCCAATATATAAGTTGTTTCCATATTAATAATTTAGAATATATGTCaattcatatattaaaatattagtgaaGGTTTGTCCTTCTAGGTAAACAAATAGATATAGAAATTCTATTGTTTCCCCCCTGTGTCACAGGCATTGTGATGCTCATGTACTGCCAGGAGGGAATGAAAACCTGTATGCTTGTGTTCTGGTTGCAAAAGAATGCAGGAGGCAAGAAGTTCAGATGGAGAATAAGTAAGAAAAGTTGTGGCCATTGAGTGATGAGGATGAGATTTTATGCAATTTGCTTGATTCAATTTGTTTAATCAGTTTTATTAGATATACTTTACATGCAGTAAAATCTATCAATGTTAACTATACAATATGCACAAATCAAACATCAACACAATCATGATATatagagcatttccatcacctcCCAAAGTATcctcatactcatttttttttttaacatgggcaggcaccggaaccaaacccaggtctcctgcatggcaagtgagaactctgcctgctgtgccaccatcacctacCCCCTCATGCTCTTTCGAAACCAGTCTTTTCCCCATCCTCAGCCCGTTGCAACTACTGATaggctttctgtttctatagttCAACCTTTTCCAGAATTTCATATGATTAGAATTGTAGAGTTTGTAGGCTTTTTTGACTCTTAGCATAATACTAAGAAATTTATAATGCTGATGAGATCCATCCATACTGTAATGTGAATCAGTAGTTTACTTTTTATTGCCCATAGCACGCCATTGATTGGACATCAacaatttatttatctgtaaGACTTAAATCATAGTTTTGCATTGCATTGTTTTGCTGATTTTTAGCACCATACCTACTACTTTTTAGAATGCCAAAATGGGTAAATTTGGTAATTTCTATACCTTCTATCCAACCAATTCCTACTGCCTAGATATTTGAATTAATCCTTAAGGAGGAAGAATAGAAAATATAAGTGAAAAGCTggtcataaaaataaatagtctCTCATGTTCTgatggaataatttttttaagagagTGCACTGCAAATCTAgacaataagaaattaaaaaatacgtCACATGAACTTCTGATTTGGTTCCAAGGTAGTCAGCAATTCCTATAGCTCAGTATCATTTAATGAAAAGATCTGCAGTTTAGTTCAAAAGGGAAATACTTATAATTTATAGCTTatcattttagaattttctttttaaattatgccTTAAATTTGACTGGCAAGTTCATGGAGtagaatagaaattaaattattctGTGCCTGACTTTCACAGTTAAACTCTTTGCTTACTTCTTAATTTGAATACTGCGGGAATAAATAGGCCCTAGATCCTGTACTGTGCTAAGTGTTTTatcctctctcatttctttcaATGGACAGAGAAAAAAACCATTGTTCTCCCTTTGTGCTATGACACAGGCAGTAGTCGGCCAAGGACCATAAACGGGCTGGTTTTAGGACTGATGATTCTGTGATCTTGGGGTCACCTGAAAATATAATTATCTCAAATCCTCTTACATggtttttcttccatctctttacctcctttccttttctgttatCCTTCTTCCAAATAAGGAAAACCAATCAacctcattttattttgattataccACTGCAAGTCATTTGGATACACATTGATGTAAAGAAAAGGCTCAGAGAGAACCATTTAAACCATGAGAGTTTACCTTACTGCAAAAAGCTTGTTTAAAAATCACTATGCAGATACATACAGAAACTGCATGCAACATTTCTTCTGAGTGATAGTCACCAGTCCCAGTgaaacaataaaaggaaatattttcatttaaaaacttaGATATAAATATTTCAAGTGTTTTATACTACTTCTGAACCCAGTAAAGTGGGATTCTAAGCCAGGATGATTTGGTGTTAGTCATCTTTTAATTAATGGTATAACCAGTTATTTTCACAGGAAATCGATACTTAAAATAACACCTTGCTTTTCACTTACCAGGGAAAATCTTATTATTCTCCTTTTGTGAATCACATTTCCCAACCTAAAGGCTGAAGGTCATTGACTCctggttaaaatggaaaagccTAGAGGAATTGACTCAACAAGTACAAAATTGCATGGGAGGAGCAAGAGTCCACTTAGAAACTTTAATGTTAACTTATTTTCCATTCACAGGATCTGTGTCCCAGGATAGGTCAATTGACAATCGGGATCTTCATATTGGCCCCACagatggaattttattttattctttttagggTTCCCATTCACTCTGGTAAAGTTTATTTGACCATGACAAAGGAGCTTAGATTGTGTGTCCTTTCTGCTCAAACTAACTGTAGGGAAGGACCAGTTTTTTCTCCTAATCTCCACATAGTaatatagtaaaaacaaacaaaaagaaagaatttcatgctttttatttgttGTAGCAGTATCAAATTGCTATGAAGGTCCCCAAATGGTTACCCTCAATTAGTTGCcaactgctttttttaaaaaataaaaactgtcctCAGCCTGACAGTTGTCAATTTTGAGCAGCACGTAGACCACTCATGGAAATTCTTGCTTAACAGAAGAGTCTTAGACCACTGTTTGAGAATCACTCCACCAGACCAATGCTTATTTCTATCAGAAGGGCCTTCAGGACAAATAACCTGAGCCTCCgtttttttttgctctttgatAACTTCTAATTCCCTTCAACCAGTAAATCCAACGATAAGCTAAAATTGTAGCCATTTTTAGCATCTATCTTGGAGATTCATTATGTTGTATGAGAAAGTCAACTTCATGGTCCTTGCTATAGCTTGATCAAATATGAATGGTGACTTCTTTGAAAAGAATGTCTGCGGCACCTCATATTGCCTGAATTTTGATGGTATCCAGTCAGGGAGACTCCAGATTGAGTGAGTAATATAGCTATTTATCCTGTTCCCTAACACCTTTGTTTACAAAGATATTACAGGTAAATATAAATTGCTGCTTTTGTTAGCCCTGTAAATgaagtttcttttttataattcagGCTGTCTGCAAAGTTCTAAATCCTGTCTACCTGGACCTCTTCCACCAGAAGTAAGTCCTTTAGTGTCACAGTCTCTATTTTATCAGAGACAAACTACTCAGGGCTAAAAGAGGGTCTGAAAGGCATTTTAGAAATAGCAGCACTATGGCAGGCCACcaggagaaaagagaaaccaTATGGGGCTGCAGTGTATCATTGGAAAAGGGAAGACGAGGGGGTGATGAGAATTGAATGCCTCAGGTGGGTTTGATCTGTTGCTATGGTTTCTAAGGCATATTTTAATACCAGAGACTGCCAACTGTGTAAATACATTATCGACCTGCAGATTAGGTGTGGGCTACCTGGGAAGAAACTAGGGAAGATATAACTAACTGTACACTGCTCAGATTGAGGTGGGGGAGGCGTGCAGTCTGAACAACAGTCTATAGTGAAGGACTCTACAAAAGAGCAATCAAGGAAGTGGatttaatagtaaaagaaagaTGGTATAGAAGCTGACAGTACAGTGCCGCATAAACCTGACTTCTTCAGGAGAAGTCCTACTCCTTCCTGTCACAGATTCAGTGCCTCACCTGGGAAATGGTGTCTTCAGATGAATTTGGAGCCAGAATATTTGGGGTCAAGTCCTAATCCCCATATTAGCCTCTTGGTGACCATAAAAAGCCATCTTagctttcttctcctctggtttctcatctgttaaacatTTGCTGAGCTCTGGAAGCTCTTATGAGGTTCAAGTGAGATAATCTATATAAAAatcatcatttatttacttatgtacAACACCAACACTTCCCCCACTGCTCCTATTCCAAAAGAGAATGTAAGAATGCAATCGGAGGCCAATTGCTGTtaatgatgattttttaaaatgaccatTGCAGCACTCTGGGCTCATCCTTATGTGACTGTGCTGAGCTGATAGATGTGTGTTGAATATTTGATCAAAAGGCCGGTTTTATCTgtgggatgggggagggacaCCTGTGTCTGATGGTGTATGTAGGGGTGAACACCCATATACTCATACCCACACATGTACTTTACATAAAATGATAGAATGTAGAAGTGAGCCTTATGAGAATAGCACATAGGTGTTAGAGAACTTTTTTAAGTCATTTAAATATATGACAAGCTATCCCCTTTAATCAAACTATCTGTGGCAAGTCAGACTATATATGATTGTGGACCAGAGATATCCAGAGGTTGAGGAGAGTTGTCCCCAAGATCGaatttttctttgcaaaaatagTATGGTGCCCTTATTTCCCTTTCTCTAATTTTCCTATAATAACATCTTTCATAACCGTGGTACAAATGTTAAAACCAGGAAATTAAGATTGATACAAAACTATGAACTAATCTTGAGGTTTTATTCAAATGTCACCAGTTTTCCCACTATTACCCATTTCCTTGTGTAGAATCTCTGGGATCTCATAATATACTCATTGGCCATGTTTTCTTAGTCTCCTCCAATCTCTAGTAgttcttagtgatttttttttaatctttcctgATCTTTACACTTAGAAGAGTATGGGCCACTCTTTTGTAGAATGGCCCTCAATTttggtttgtctgatgttttctcatgagtAGATTGAGGTTATACATTTTTTGTAAGAATACCACAAAAGTGGTGGCAGGCCCTTCTCAGTGTATCATTTCTGGAGGTATATGATACCAACATGACTTATTACTGGTGACGTTAGCTTTGATTGCTTGCttatggtggtgtctgctgggcttctccaATGTAAAGTTAcaattttccctttgtaattaataacaGTCTTGTCTTTTAAAGTTTTATCCATTCTTAAATGAATGATCAGGGTTGGTGCAAGTGTCACTCACAGAGGGTCACAAAGTGTCCTGTCCTGGTGGGCAGAAAGGATGCCCTGGAAAATGATGGAGTCATTATTTTAAGTGTTTGAATAGATTTCTCTCAATCCATGCTGAAATAGATTTGCCTGACATTACACGGCAAGATTTCTAAGTCCTACCTCCAGGCAAATCTCATAGTTACTAGCAAAAATGAAAGTGTGAAAGgctttttaatgtatatttaacAACACATAGTCTGGTGATTACTGATGTGTATTCTCTGTGGACTCGCTTTGCGATCAGAGGAGGATGTTGAGACAacatttttacacatttattcTATCTAAATCCATCACATGTTTACTTTCTAAATATCTATAACCATCATTTATAACAAGATCATAAAGAGTCAAATTCTTTAAATCTAAATCGAACTTTGAGTCATAGGATTACAATCAGTTTTCAGGAAAAGTACAATTACCTTTCtcgggtgatttttttttcccttactgtACCTTCTGAAATTGCCTCCTGTTAAAATGATACTAAATTACAgccattaataaaagaaaaaaatacagcctGGTAATTGGGGTTTGAGAGGTAATGCTACTTTATTCATCCTTTTGATTCAGAAATTCACATAGCTCCTATTTAAAGGATTTTTCATCATTGAACCCAGTAATATGTCTGCTTGCATTGAAGTAAATTTCACAAAATGTACTCAATTCCTTCCTATGGTGTCACTATTAAATAAGGATTaagctaccttttttttttttcatttatggtggGTTGCACAGCGAGAGTTCACATCTTATACTAATATATGCTAAACAGTCACCTAGTATATAGATCAGTGTTGTTAAAATAGTAGTGTTAAAGGCATTTTAGATCACAGAGCCCCAGTGGTCtgcattttgtttgctttgacaTTATTAAACTTAATCTGTTTCTCTAACTGTGACTCTAATTACTACATTTGCATGGCAGAAAAGTTTGCAGTGTAGGTCGACTTTTATTAACAGTGCTTGCATATTGTTTTCTGCTCTCTGCGTTTCATGAGCAGGCAGAGCACCTTCAGTTGCGTTGAATAATTATGCACAATCAATAAGTTTTGTGTttgtctttgttgtttctttgatGTGGCCTCTAGGATGCTGCCGGCAAGGTGCTGGACCGCTGGGCCATCATGTCTAGAGAAGAGGAAATTATCACCCTTCAGCAGTTTCTGCGGTTTGGAGAAACCAAATCCATTGTGGAGCTGATGGCAATTCAGGAGAAAGAAGGGCAGGCTGTGGCTGTACCATCTTCAAAGACAGACTCAGATATCAGGACTTTCATTGAGAGCAGTAATCGCACGAGGAGTCCGAGCCTCCTTGCTCACCTAGAGAACAGCAACCCTTCCAGCATTCATCACTTTGAAAACATCCCGAACAGCCTTGCATTTCTGCTTCCATTCCAGTACATAAACCCAGTCTCTGCCCCACTGCTAGGGTTGCCTCCAAACGGGTTGCTGTTAGAGCAACCGGGACTGAGGCTGCGAGAACCAAGCCTTTCAACCCAGAATGAATATAATGAGAGCAGCGAATCTGAAGTATCGCCCACACCttataaaaatgatcaaacaCCCAATAGAAATGCCCTGACCAGCATTACTAACGTGGAGCCCAAAACAGAGCCAACCTGTGTGTCCCCCATTCAGAATTCTGCCCCAGTCAGTGATCTAACCAAACCTGAACATCCAAAAAGCTCATTCCGGATTCACCGAATGAGAAGGATGGGGTCAGCCTCTAGGAAAGGAAGAGTGTTCTGTAACGCATGTGGGAAGACATTCTATGACAAAGGTACTCTCAAAATTCATTATAATGCTGTGCACCTGAAGATCAAACATCGATGTACCATCGAAGGTTGCAACATGGTATTTAGCTCCCTCCGAAGCCGTAATCGCCACAGTGCAAACCCAAACCCTCGCCTTCACATGCCCATGCTAAGGAATAACCGAGACAAAGATTTAATTCGGGCCACATCAGGAGCTGCCACCCCTGTTATAGCAAGTACAAAATCAAATCTCACACTCACAAGTCCTGGTCGGCCCCCAATGGGTTTTACCACTCCCCCACTAGACCCCATCTTACAGAATCCTCTCCCTAGCCAGCTGGTATTTTCTGGGCTAAAGACTGTCCAACCTGTCCCTCCATTTTATAGAAGTTTACTCACTCCAGGGGAAATGGTGAGTCCTCCAACCTCCCTCCCTACCAGTCCCATCATTCCAACCAGTGGTGCCATGGAGCAGCACCCCCTACCACCCTCTGAGCCAGCAGCACCAGCAGTGATGATGACCGCCCATGAGCCTAGTGCCGATCTGGCACCCAAAAAGAAGCCTAGGAAGTCAAGCATGCCTGTTAAGATTGAGAAGGAAATCATTGATACTGCTGACGAGTTTGACGATGAAGACGATGACCCCAATGATGGTGGAGCTGGGATCAACGACATGAGCCATGACAATCATTGCCACTCCCAAGAGGAAATGAGTCCAGGGATATCTGTGAAGGACTTTTCTAAGCATAGCAGGGCCCGGTGCATTTCCAGGACTGAAATAAGAAGGGCTGACAGCCTGACTTCTGAGGACCAAGAGCCTGAGCGTGACTATGAGAATGAGTCTGAATCTTCAGAGCCCAAATTAGGCGAGGAATCCATGGAAGGGGACGAGCACATTCACAGTGAAGTGAGTGAAAAAGTCCTGATGAACAGTGAGAGGCCTGATGAGAACCACAGTGAGCCTTCTCATCAGGACATCATCAAGGTGAAGGAAGAATTCACAGATCCCACCTATGACATGTTTTACATGAGCCAGTACGGACTATACAATGGTGGGGGGGCCAGCATGGCTGCCCTGCATGAGAGTTTTGCATCGTCTCTGAATTATGGCAGTCCTCAAAAGTTCTCCCCAGAAGGTGACCTGTGTTCTAGCCCAGACCCCAAAATCTGTTATGTGTGCAAGAAGAGTTTCAAAAGCTCCTACAGTGTGAAGCTTCACTACAGGAATGTTCACTTAAAAGAGATGCATGTCTGCACAGTGGCTGGCTGCAACGCTGCCTTCCCCTCTCGCCGAAGCAGAGACAGGTCAGTAAATCTCCATTGGCTGCTCctgctgggggtggagggtgccAGTTTCAGTCAGTTGAACTGGACTTTAAAAAATCCAACTTAGACATTTTTGATGCACTGTAAAAGTTGTCTGCAGTTACCACATGATAACCAAGCTGCCATGCTTATGAAGGATTGTTGCAGTTGGTGCTTGTTATGATTAAGCATGCAGAATCATATGCCATCTTACCCAGTATTGCACGTCATTTTTCTCTGTGCactgtgttttgtgtgtgtgcgtgcatttCCATGCATCTAGGTGTGATTACGTTAACTGTGTACACAGTTCCCTGCTTCCCCATGAACCTCCACTTAGAAGCCCCAGCTTCtgttatagatatatatatatatttctgcttTGCTGTGTGGCTTTTTAATTAAATCAATATATTATCTtcatacacacatatttatccaatatagaaacagaaatttacGGATGGAAAGAACCATAGGTCCAGGACATCGAGACAGCCTGCATCTCCGTAGGTATAACCAGAAATGTTATCATTGCTTTCATGAGTATTCAGTGTGTCCTTGAATTCTATACGAGTgatgaaaatagaagaaaatgggaCCAAAGTCATTGTTGATGTACAGAAATGGTGTGGTCGTGTGGGTATCTTTTACTTTAACTTCACAGTGTCTTTGAGCACATTTCTAAAATGTAGCCTTCCTTGGGAAGTATTCATAGAATCATTCATAAAGGCATGTATATACTTTTAGGGTCAGTTAGAATATATTAAGACCAGCCTTCAAATGACATCACCCTCCAGCTATGTAGCTACAGCTCTGAAACAGTTGGGCTTAACCAGAAGCAGCTGGTCCTGAACCTACCATGTACTTTTTTAATCCTAAAGAAAGGGTAATATAAATGGAATGTATCAAGGTAGTCAGTGATGGGGTAACAGTTTTCCTACACTTGTGAAATTAAGCTTATGAGAAGATCATTTACATAATACACCAGCCTAACTAGGGTCACGTACCACTTAGCTCTTCCTGTTATATCAGATGTGGTTTTCTTGGTCCTACATTGTcctaaaaataaattgagaaaattttATTACATGGTAAAAATCACTatttatagaagaaataaattaaacttaATAAGTAAGATGTTTCAAAATAGCCACCACCCAATTCCTAGTGTTTATTAATTGAGCAGAGTTTTTTTGACTATATAACGTATAATGAAATTACCACTAAGAAGTAGTGACCTGTCTAGAATACTgtcttattttcatatttgagAGAGCAGcccttcttttttaaatacattttcctcaggttcaattcccagtgcctgcccatgtattaaaaaaacaaacaaacaaacaaaaacatacattttCCTTTCTACTGAAATAAAAGTGGCCAAATCcatgaaaaggaaaatgtctaagaaaaataaatcactttCTTCTTACAACTCAAAACATGCTTTGAAGAGAAATCTATCTTCTTAATTCTTCCACCCCCATTTCCACTTACCTTCTTCCGTAAAAATGGTTGGTGGTCACAAAGTTCTTTTCAGTTACAAGTCATTTTGCCTAATACCAGATTATGTCAAATGAGTAGCTGTACTTCGAATAATAAAACCCGACACTATATTCAACAAACCCCCTCCACCCGTTTGTGAGTaacattcattcttttacatttgaaatagTGCCCTAGTGATAATGAGGTTAatgcattgtatttttttaataaaaataagagactCATGAAAACctgcataaaatatttatgaaaatggaGTGTTTGAAGACAAGCCAAAATTTAAGCTGATTTGCATGAATTCCTATCAGAGTTTTAGTTAGTTTGCTGAAAATACTGCAAGTCATATCACTGACATTAATGGCTTCTGGACCGAAAGGCCACATACCCAAAACCTGGCACTTTCATTTACATCAAGACACTAGAAGACACAGGACTTGTGATTTTATGTCTTCAAGCATAAAAAGAGGTTTTTTGAGGGGGGGAAATCTATTGATAGCTGGGGAATATTTGTCACCATTTTTATTCTAAGAATTGGGGCTTGTCGTTGGCCAGGCATGTGTTCAAGACCAACTTCTAGAAAAACTTGGATCTTCTAGGCAGGAAGAATATTTTCCATGTATGTTTAGTTGCAAAGAAGACAGTAAACTTCAGAAGATAGTTGGTACATTTCATGTGGCTGAAATACCTCATCACAcctaatctttttaattttggagTTTTGTCACATGGGCTTTAAtgaaggaaaacactgaaaaaattgtagaatgatttttttctaattttcacttgaaatttTGCCGTTTTGAAATACAAATTCTAAAATGTATCTTTTGAATACTCAAGTCTCATGTTACCAGTTTAAAATTTGGCCAAAGCTCTAATTCTTTAGTAtgattgtctttttaaatattatcttttttagaagaaaaagttCATCCTTGTTGACTCTATGCGACCAAATAATCAGCAGTACCATTGGGATACCAGCTTCTTCCCACATTTAGCAGAGACTCTAAAACATAATTGCACTCCAGTTTCAGCCTTCTATTGTCATTTTAGCAACTAATATAGACCTGTAATTGAATCTCCTTATTTACAAAGCCTCTTGGGTCACATCTCTGATTTATTCCTTAGACTTACCTTACTCTCTATCTTCAGTTTTACTTTATTAGTCATGAGAACCCC of the Tamandua tetradactyla isolate mTamTet1 chromosome 2, mTamTet1.pri, whole genome shotgun sequence genome contains:
- the BNC2 gene encoding zinc finger protein basonuclin-2 isoform X3, which codes for MSEEAEVDVRERDTQRDREPKRARDLTLRDSCTDNSMQFGTRTTSAEPGFMGTWQNADTNLLFRMSQQVPVACAGRVLGADFCPNLEEPDQRLEVQAIRCTLVNCTCECFQPGKINLRTCDQCKHGWVAHALYFPICCFPLCLQTTKQVKALDKLSTQHLYHPTQVEIVQSNVVFDISSLMLYGTQAVPVRLKILLDRLFSVLKQEEVLHILHGLGWTLRDYVRGYILQDAAGKVLDRWAIMSREEEIITLQQFLRFGETKSIVELMAIQEKEGQAVAVPSSKTDSDIRTFIESSNRTRSPSLLAHLENSNPSSIHHFENIPNSLAFLLPFQYINPVSAPLLGLPPNGLLLEQPGLRLREPSLSTQNEYNESSESEVSPTPYKNDQTPNRNALTSITNVEPKTEPTCVSPIQNSAPVSDLTKPEHPKSSFRIHRMRRMGSASRKGRVFCNACGKTFYDKGTLKIHYNAVHLKIKHRCTIEGCNMVFSSLRSRNRHSANPNPRLHMPMLRNNRDKDLIRATSGAATPVIASTKSNLTLTSPGRPPMGFTTPPLDPILQNPLPSQLVFSGLKTVQPVPPFYRSLLTPGEMVSPPTSLPTSPIIPTSGAMEQHPLPPSEPAAPAVMMTAHEPSADLAPKKKPRKSSMPVKIEKEIIDTADEFDDEDDDPNDGGAGINDMSHDNHCHSQEEMSPGISVKDFSKHSRARCISRTEIRRADSLTSEDQEPERDYENESESSEPKLGEESMEGDEHIHSEVSEKVLMNSERPDENHSEPSHQDIIKVKEEFTDPTYDMFYMSQYGLYNGGGASMAALHESFASSLNYGSPQKFSPEGDLCSSPDPKICYVCKKSFKSSYSVKLHYRNVHLKEMHVCTVAGCNAAFPSRRSRDRHSANINLHRKLLTKELDDMGLDSSQPSLSKDLRDEFLVKIYGAQHPMGLDVREDASSPAGTEDSHLNGYGRGMAEDYMVLDLSTTSSLQSSSSIHSSRESDAGSDEGILLDDLDGASDSGESAHKVEAPALPGSLGAEVSGSLMFNSLSGSNGGIMCNICHKMYSNKGTLRVHYKTVHLREMHKCKVPGCNMMFSSVRSRNRHSQNPNLHKNIPFTSVD
- the BNC2 gene encoding zinc finger protein basonuclin-2 isoform X11; translated protein: MAIRCTLVNCTCECFQPGKINLRTCDQCKHGWVAHALYFPICCFPLCLQTTKQVKALDKLSTQHLYHPTQVEIVQSNVVFDISSLMLYGTQAVPVRLKILLDRLFSVLKQEEVLHILHGLGWTLRDYVRGYILQDAAGKVLDRWAIMSREEEIITLQQFLRFGETKSIVELMAIQEKEGQAVAVPSSKTDSDIRTFIESSNRTRSPSLLAHLENSNPSSIHHFENIPNSLAFLLPFQYINPVSAPLLGLPPNGLLLEQPGLRLREPSLSTQNEYNESSESEVSPTPYKNDQTPNRNALTSITNVEPKTEPTCVSPIQNSAPVSDLTKPEHPKSSFRIHRMRRMGSASRKGRVFCNACGKTFYDKGTLKIHYNAVHLKIKHRCTIEGCNMVFSSLRSRNRHSANPNPRLHMPMLRNNRDKDLIRATSGAATPVIASTKSNLTLTSPGRPPMGFTTPPLDPILQNPLPSQLVFSGLKTVQPVPPFYRSLLTPGEMVSPPTSLPTSPIIPTSGAMEQHPLPPSEPAAPAVMMTAHEPSADLAPKKKPRKSSMPVKIEKEIIDTADEFDDEDDDPNDGGAGINDMSHDNHCHSQEEMSPGISVKDFSKHSRARCISRTEIRRADSLTSEDQEPERDYENESESSEPKLGEESMEGDEHIHSEVSEKVLMNSERPDENHSEPSHQDIIKVKEEFTDPTYDMFYMSQYGLYNGGGASMAALHESFASSLNYGSPQKFSPEGDLCSSPDPKICYVCKKSFKSSYSVKLHYRNVHLKEMHVCTVAGCNAAFPSRRSRDRNRNLRMERTIGPGHRDSLHLRRHSANINLHRKLLTKELDDMGLDSSQPSLSKDLRDEFLVKIYGAQHPMGLDVREDASSPAGTEDSHLNGYGRGMAEDYMVLDLSTTSSLQSSSSIHSSRESDAGSDEGILLDDLDGASDSGESAHKVEAPALPGSLGAEVSGSLMFNSLSGSNGGIMCNICHKMYSNKGTLRVHYKTVHLREMHKCKVPGCNMMFSSVRSRNRHSQNPNLHKNIPFTSVD